In Ostrea edulis chromosome 6, xbOstEdul1.1, whole genome shotgun sequence, a single window of DNA contains:
- the LOC125646642 gene encoding uncharacterized protein LOC125646642 has protein sequence MEVWIFITFNLLLSGVCMCMERQNTLQQLITQLEKLGDVERNEMGEAGSRTKATPESSIQRMNSEYGEDQPERQKEGGDYESALRVLRKLMVHNKRDHVIPAVDLSHFSCTQEYYGLRHIVDNLAKKYCVVKNDHVHDNMDGF, from the exons ATGGAAGTTTGGATATTTATTACCTTTAATCTCCTTTTGTCAG GAGTTTGCATGTGCATGGAAAGACAAAACACACTCCAACAACTCATTACTCAATTAGAAAAACTGGGTGATGTAGAAAGAAACGAAATGGGAGAGGCCGGAAGTCGAACAAAGGCAACACCCGAATCCAGTATTCAACGAATGAACAGCGAATACGGGGAAGACCAACCTGAGCGTCAGAAAGAAGG AGGGGATTATGAGAGCGCTCTGAGAGTCCTCCGGAAGTTGATGGTGCACAACAAACGGGACCACGTGATACCCGCTGTGGACCTGAGTCATTTCTCGTGTACCCAGGAATATTA cGGATTGAGGCATATTGTGGATAATTTGGCCAAGAAGTACTGTGTTGTGAAGAACGATCATGTACACGACAACATGGACGGATTTTGA